The Cydia splendana chromosome Z, ilCydSple1.2, whole genome shotgun sequence genome window below encodes:
- the LOC134804013 gene encoding titin-like: MEPPAFGGDTPALSVAPGGTATLLIPLAGTPPFQYEWSRAGASLDSRFTVSEGAGGVRLTVTAAREQDGGIYTLQASNAAGRDTARVRLEVTDETSGDDPPTFVRRLQDLTVKVGTRTRFLVEILSSTDCKVTWYRNERRLLEAERVSLVRDGNFWCCDVACVSVDDAGRWTCAAENRGGRASCAAHLNVLAVNVLGTTHPGLLGVERVSLVRDGNFWCCDVACVSVDDAGRWTCAAENRGGRASCAAHLNVLAVNVLGTTHPGLLGVERVSLVRDGNFWCCDVACVSVDDAGRWTCAAENRGGRASCAAHLNVLVPKAYKRPEFVEELRAILTEQGTVSLECKVVGVPTPVLRWFKVS; the protein is encoded by the exons GAGCAGAGCGGGAGCGTCCCTGGATTCACGCTTCACCGTATCTGAGGGCGCGGGGGGCGTGCGGCTGACCGTCACCGCGGCGCGAGAGCAGGATGGCGGCATCTACACGCTGCAG GCTAGCAATGCAGCAGGCAGGGACACAGCCCGCGTGCGGCTCGAGGTGACCGACGAGACGAGCGGCGACGACCCGCCCACCTTCGTGCGGAGGCTGCAGGACCTCACAGTCAAAGTCGGCACCAGGACGAGGTTCCTCGTCGAGATCCTTAGCTCCACTGACTGCAAA GTAACATGGTACCGCAACGAACGCCGTCTACTCGAAGCGGAGCGGGTGTCTCTCGTGCGTGACGGTAACTTCTGGTGCTGCGACGTCGCTTGCGTGAGCGTGGACGACGCTGGACGCTGGACGTGCGCGGCCGAGAACAGAGGCGGGCGGGCCAGCTGCGCGGCGCACCTCAATGTGCTGG CTGTTAATGTGTTGGGTACAACACACCCCGGTCTACTCGGAGTGGAGCGGGTGTCTCTCGTGCGTGACGGTAACTTCTGGTGCTGCGACGTCGCTTGCGTGAGCGTGGACGACGCTGGACGCTGGACGTGCGCGGCCGAGAACAGAGGCGGGCGGGCCAGCTGCGCGGCGCACCTCAATGTGCTGG CTGTTAATGTGTTGGGTACAACACACCCCGGTCTACTCGGAGTGGAGCGGGTGTCTCTCGTGCGTGACGGTAACTTCTGGTGCTGCGACGTCGCTTGTGTCAGCGTGGACGACGCTGGACGCTGGACGTGCGCGGCCGAGAACAGAGGCGGGCGGGCGAGCTGCGCGGCGCACCTCAATGTGCTGG TGCCGAAAGCCTACAAGCGACCGGAGTTCGTGGAGGAGCTACGGGCCATCCTGACTGAACAGGGGACTGTGTCATTAGAGTGTAAGGTGGTCGGTGTGCCTACACCGGTGTTGAGGTGGTTTAAGGTCAGTTAA